CATAGTGTGGAACGATGAGCCTGGCAGACCGTGCCAGAGGGAAAACACCACTGCAAGAGGTAGGAGCGAGAGGAGTGACCTTGATGAGACAGGCCATTTATCTTACTTCTGCAGTCCTGGCATGACGGATTGGATGCTCCCTGCAGTAAATTGGACAATGATGCTGTACTAATTGAGAGGAATTGCCAGCcttaaaaataagttgtttttcaAATTCAGCATTTCACTGCTTTGTGATTTAgttggggttttcttttttgctttgtttctgctgaATATGCCTACTTCtgagcacacacacagaccACATCTGTGACTTCTCCTTGTGCCCCTGTGTTCCTCAGAAGGGGAACTCAAGCACAGATGTTAAAAGAAGTTAAAGTACTTGCTTACCTGCCCTTCCAGCTGTATTTGAtgagaaagcttcacatacttTGCAGCCTGCACCACTTTTgcaaagcagaggagctgaaaCTCCACCTTCCCCAAGGCTAGGCCTACTTCCTCCACCTGATTTAAAGGGTAGGGAGGGCAGCCATAGGCCAGCTACAGCCCCAGGTGCAGCCATTTTTGCATGATTACAGCCCTGGTGTTTAATCCAGCCTTCTACACCTGACCACAGCTCCCTCTTGCAAAGCTTAGTGCAGAGTTCAATCTGGTCTCCcagccagagctgctctgtgctttctgtggaggAGTGAAGGCCTCATATTAAGGCCCTCAGGCCCAGGGCTGATTGGTACTGGTTTCACCACACAGACCTGGCCCTCCACTGTAGCTCACGTGGTCGGCCCTCAGCTGAGCAGGATTAGCTGCTGTGAAGGCACCAGGCACCCTGCCACAGCCGTGTTTACACTACAGCAAATGGACCTCACAGAGACAGTTTGCAAACACCACAAGACGAACTTTTGTAAACTCCCTCGGTTTAGTCATCTTTCCCCATCTGTTAGAGAAGTTAAAGTGAGAttgaaaaaacacaggaaattacTGTGTATTCCAGGCGGCTGCGGCGGAGCGGCTTGGCTGTGACATGGGATGCCTCTCTTCCATCTCCACTGGGATCCTCTCTGGCATGTCCTGGCCGAGCTCTCCAGCCAAGATGAGCCCCAGGGGTGCCTCACACAGCTGGGAAAAAGCTGGACCGTTGCTGAGAGCCCTGAGCATCTCCCTGAGGTGAGGGCAGCCCCCGCCTCCCAGGCTGCAGAGAAAGGGACGTGAAGGGACAAAGGCCAGGTGTCTCTGAGTCACGTTCACTGAATAAAACTCCACGTGAAATCCTTTTCCCTGGCAATACAGTGCAATCCTTGCaccatttttttgttctgttttctgtatattATGGAAGTACTGATGGAAGCAGGAATTAGCCTGCTGAACAGCAGGAGCAAAGTGTCTTAGGCAGGGAGTGAAATGATCACCCTGGAGATAAGTTCTTGTCAAAGAGCTCTTCAGGCAGATAGACCGGTACCAAGCTCAGGATGATTCATTAATAGTAGTTATGCACAGAATATATGGATGAAAGGCTTCACATCACTCTagaaaagaacaatttcttGTAAATCTGTGATAGTAACTGTTCCCAGTATTGGAGCATGCAATGGGAAAAAGGCCTATCTAATCTGGTTTGCACTCTTCATGTGccataaatcaaaacaaaactgagctATAAAATCCCTACTAGCCCAAGTCAGAAAGCCTTTCAAGAGCTGTTGCATTTCTGGCACTTGAAAAGGGGTGTTTCCAACTCCCTTTACTAACACAAGATACTTCTGACTCTTCTGAAGCAAACAAGGTAACTTAATGTGCTGAGTGCAATGCAGCACATTCAGAATCTTTGTGAGGCAAGCtctggaaaaggcagaaagatCACCTAACTTTAGGCTGaccttctgaaatatttcagcccTTACAGAGCTTGATGACACTCAGTAGGACTGCCCAGAGATACAATGGATTCATTTCTATGTGAGCTTGGAACTGAAGGAGCTATTACAGTGGTCAGTTCATGTCACTTCAGCTGGTGCAAATTCAATCCAAAAACTGCCATACCTTATATGTGCAAGCTTGCTCTTGAAGATCAAGCTGTTCTTACAGTCAAAAAGCTTTCAGCCCTCTGCAAACTGTTAGCCAATTTCTGCCTTGGGCAGTGTTTGGCTAAACACAGAGAAACCTATTGCTTCCTGGTGCACCTTCAGCCTGTCCTAATGGTCTCTGAGACCTGGTGATGCTGAGTTCCATCCTGGCCTCCACTACAGGAGTGGGTGTCAACCACAGTGTAACCTCTTCAGCACTGGAGCAGTGCTCCAATTGGATTAATGGGATTTCCTTGGGCAAGGGAGGGGAGCATGGGGAAAAGATCCAGTAGCCATTGGAgatgtaaaattaaaatgaattttggtcattttaataaatatatatcaaGGAAATCTCACTTTACTACAACAACACATTAGTATACAAGCATCTAATATTTAAGCTTAAAACATCAAGTGTTTATCAAATATTGGAAAAGAGCAGACGTTACTGGACTATCTGGGTATAACACAAGAAAAAtcaggtttttttaaaaaattggtCCATGTGGACAAATGTCTAAATGATGATCCTACTCATACACTGTATGAATGAGAtctatatttaatattattattattaataaaaaagcttttgtCTTGGAGAAATCAGGTGAGATTTAGACTCTCATTCTTCACAACGATGACCCTTACAAACTTGCCAGTTCCCACTCACGCAGCCAACACAAAGGTGGTAACAGTGGTAAGACAAAGGCTAGCACTGAGCTACGTCTTCAACATTCCCCTATGGTCACCTGGCTCAGAAGCATGGACCATTTTCCCTGTCACCACTGCACTCACTCATGAAAGCTGCCCAGACTGTAAATGTGACAGCGAGGTGTGCATGCTGTCCTAAAAAATCACAGCCCAGAGGTCTCTGCACTGTGGTGGATCTTGCCCTCTGGACATGAACCAAGAAGGGAAGACACCACTTGGACGCACGATGCTGTGGGAACAGGCAGCTATTATGAGCTCGCCGTGGCTTGGATGTGGCTATTTTGCTGAGCACATCCTGCCAGTTGTTAAGGGGACTGTGGGAACTAATTAATTTGGTAGATCCAGGACTCACAATGCTCACTCCAATCCTGGTAATATCTTCTGGGCATTTTCAACAGCACAGTTCTGCAAACAGTCTACCTAGGGATGACTAAATGTTGTCCTTAGCCACAGAAACCTCAGCTCATTTCtccaaaatgttcttttttaaaattaaaagcctTACATTCATTCAGATAAAATCATGTTTATCGCCACATTACTGACTAATTAAcattgtgctttctgttttcttttgttgactTTTTTCAAATCAACAGCAAAAGTAATAGAAAACTCCCGCATGCTTTTGCAAtctaaaagagagaaattatgCGAAACAGAATAAAGTATAAAACATGCCACTGGTTCATGAACTTCATTATAcgaagagggaaaaaaaagagcccCAGCAACAGACAGTTGCCATAGAAACACTCAAGCATCGAATGCTTGTTTACAAGAGACATCTCTCTATTGTTTCTTAAATCCCTTCCTAAGGATGGCAAATCAAAAAGCAATTGAGCAtcaaaaaggaagaacagagatGTTTGAATAGGAAGTTGAACTCAGTACTTCAAAGGTTAAAGGTTTCTAATAATGTTGATCCAccctgtgcatttttttcttctgcttaggTTAAATCCCTGCTGTATCACTGATTTATACTTAATTTTCACGCTGGcaaaaattaagacaaaaagTAAGGCACCAAAAAAAACCTGCCCTGGAGAACAACAAGCCCCATTAGTTACTACAGCCAAGGTGACAACGCGCAAGTGCTTGAGTTGCATGTAGTCTTTCTGGTTAAGATCCCACAAACAGGTTATTTCCTTATGCTATGTCCCATTTTGTCAGTTGAACAAGATGCTGAATCCAGGAGTTCAGAAGTATCAGTACAACACGTAAGGACGGTTCATAACCCAGTCCCCGTAGCCAGTCCTTTGTCAGAGCAAACACCGAGTCGGAGGGAGCACATCGCCCTTGCTGGTAGCATCAATTTGTTTACCAGACTTCTAATTCCTTCGTAAACATAATGGAGGTTCTTCTTAATTAATGGCAGACTTCTTGGGGGCGGCGATGTATACAACGATACGTTTTCCCCATCTGGCTGATTGGTGTTTTCAGCAACAAAAGCTACACCATAGCTGCACAGACTACAGCGCTAAGTGGCAACACAACTGTGTTCTTTATGAAGTCTCCACACTTATAAATAGCCCGTTGATGCACATCAGAGCACCGTGCTACGCAATCTGCTCCCCAGTCATTTAAAACTATGCGTAATGTTTGTGGCGTGATTGTATCGTTTGTAGAAAACTATAAAAAAtccattcaaaataaaaatttgataGACAAGCGCACATGCTTTGACGGAGCAAGAAAGATGCCTCATATTTTACTTCCTTTGCTGCAGCACATTTTATTACTTGGTAAAGATTCTTTTTTCCGTAAGGATTTTTTCCAAGATTCGCTTACATCACTCTTGTCATTACACCCAGTCTCAAAATAGTCATAAAATTTGCCTTTACATTCAAAAGCATGAGTGCCTCTTACAGGTTCACAGTTTAGGGGCACACTGTCTCGTTCAGGTTCGTCGCTGCCCTTCTCGTCAGTGAATTTGGCCTTGTCCTGATTAGCATGAGGCCTGGCATTAGTAACAAATATTTCGCTTGCAGGTATCTGCTCGTCACTCCTGTAAGAAGGGGCACTGCCAATGTCATAATCCACCTGCTGAGAACAGCTCGGCAATGAAATGGGggacgaggaggaggagggagaggaggaagaagtattttctgtgcTGGCACTGACCGAGTAGGGAAGGTTCAAGTAGTGACTGCCGCATTCTTGATAGAAGCAGCATGTGTGGAGCTTCTCATACTCCTCCTTGGCCATCCGAAGACGCTTTCGGTAGGGGCAGTCCTGGGGCACGAACCACTCCTGCGGCGAGGCAGCCCCAAAGGAGCATGCGGAGAAGCACCAGTTGTTCTGCATGATGATTTCTCCATGGATTCGCTTCATTAAATTGTTGATGAGGACGGATCTCCGCAGGTAGACTTCAGGATCGTCAATGAACTTCAGCTTTTCCAAagacatgtaaagaatatgGGCTCGTTCCTCAAACACCGAGATTGTCTGAAAATACAAAGGACAGAAGATACAGAACTGAAGTCAACCGGCTTTGCTCCAGGCAAGAGAAAGAAACGAAGCAGGGTATTCATTCTGTGCCACtgcctttctccttctcctcctcaggCAACTAAAACCAGCTTCCCATGCTGCACACCCATGTGGAACGTGTTTTTTCTCAGCATTTGGGGTTAAAACAAAATTGTCGTACTATTTTGCTTTGGTGATGGGGGCTCTTTGATGTGAATGGACCCACTCCCATCCACTGTGGGGCTCCCACCGAGCCCTGAAGCCAAGCGCAGGTTCTTCCCGCAGCCTCTCTGCAGCAAGGAGAGGCAAAGCTTTGCAGGATGAAGCCAGCAATGAGTGCCAGAACATTTCACCCACTGCCAGTGAAAGGGGCCCTCGGCGAGGAGGTCTCCATTTGCCAAGCCCTCGCTCGCTGCTCTCACATATAGGAACACACACAGGGAGGCAGGGAGAAACCATCTCAAAGCATCACAGCATCTGGAGAGCAGCTGTTGGCCCGTGCACGACACCGCGCACTCCATGGGACCGGTGGGAATGCGGGGAGGCAGGGACAAGGTCAGGAAACAAAGAGAGGACGGGGATTTGCAGGGATCCTGGCCAGGAGCCCACAGATCGGTTCTCCCTGCTGCAGTCCCACGGGGGCTCGCTTTCCGAGcgctggcagcaggagcaggttACTGCCCTGGGGGGCCCCTGCTCCACACTGCAGTTGCTGCCCCAGGAATCAAAACAGAGAGGGGGTAACACATGCTACTGTATGCAGCATTaactaattttcatttttagtaaTAATTTGGTTTGTGTAGGAGGAGAGAAGCACAGCACAAAGACAGGCTGCTTTAACGCTCCCCCCCCCCAATCTGTGGCTTGCTCATTCTTCCCTTTCCCACATGGTTACAGCATTTTTGCAGAGTGGAAGTCGTAGCTATGAGGACTGAAAGCGCTTAGAGCACAGCTGCTTTTCACATCCATTCAactctcccagccctgcagctctttCCACAGCCTGGTCCTGTCTGCAGGGCTCAGAAGCAGCAAAGTACCTCGTAAAAGCAAAAATTGGCCCTGCTTCCAAGCAAGTTTGCAGCTGAAACTCTTCTTTGTTAGACAgtaattttctaaatattaagCCTAGAGGTTAACATGCTgtagtagaatcacagaatggtagaatcactgaagttggaaggtcaactcccctgcactgaacagggacacctacagctcaatcagatgctcagagcccccccagcctgaccttgagtgtctccaggaatgggaaaTCCACTGCCTCTCTAGGCAacatgtgccagtgcctcaccagcctGACTGTAAAAAATTCTTCCCTATATCTGACCTAAATTTCCCtgtttttagtttgaaaccatttccccttgtcctgtcacagcaggccctgttaaagagtctgtccccttctttcttacgaccctcctttagatactggaaggctgctatcagtctcccagagccttctcttctccaggctgaacagttccaactctcagcctgtcctcataagggtgcttccatcccttggatcagTTTTGTGGCTCTCCTCCAGATGCACTCCAACAGTTCCATGTCCAAGTACTATTTCCTTGTACTACCAGAAGGGGACAGGTAACCAACCATTCCTCCTCTTCACCATACAGAACCCAACAACCTACCCAAGAACAAAGCTGGCGGAACACAGAGATTGGTGCAGCACGTGGGAGAGGGCATCCTTCGACACCTTCCATGCTAGGTGCACATCACCCCAGAAGCAGACCAAGCATTCTGCTCTACCTGCTGGCTGAAGGCTTATTCCCAGCCAGTGCTATCTGTAGCTGGAAATTCCTTCGGCTGCCCTGAGGCATGTGGGAAGCACCACCCGTACCTCTTCAGCATGGAGTCCAAGCAGGCCCAGCATGCTGTCCTGGCAGGCACTGGGCACTGGCACGACCTACTCGACTCAGGCTGTCTCTGGGATGCAGCAGAGGTGCTGGAAAAGCTTTAGGTGCATGGCTGCACTGAGGTACCTTGGGTGCAGGGCCTCGGGGTGCCCCAAGGCCTTCACTGTCCCCAAAATCCTCAcccctgtgctcagctcctTACCAATACCAGCACAAAACCTCCCACCAAAAAGTCTGATTTCAGTTTAGGTACTCATTGGCCTGGGAAGTGTTTGCTGTAATCCCTCCCTTGATggcttttgttaaaaaataaataaaatactcttttctttACTATTCTGCTCTTTCAGAGTTATTGGCTTTTTAATAAACAGTATTAACCGTGGAAGGCGTGGCGCTGCCTGCCGagccctctgctctctgcagcccGCAGGGAACCTGCTGTGTGTCCTCCGCAGGGGAACGTGTGGGACGCACAGGGAAGCAGGGCCCTATCTACTCTGTTTCTCACGTCTGGCGTTCCAGCCCTACTTCTGTACGTGTGGGAACTACCAGGACAAAAGaacctggggaaaaaagttAGCTGAGCATTTAGGCTCAGACGGCTGCCTTCGCTCCTCGGGCAGCACGATGCCCACAGCACAGGGTACACAGCGAGTGCCGGCCACCTGCCTGtgtgcaggctgcaggctgcaggagcGTCCCAGCCCGGTGCACGGGGTAAAAATAGCGGCTCTTGGGAAACGTACTTTGTGCGCGCAGCTGCTGAGCGGCGGGTGAAAATCCTCTTCTTCCacatatttccttttaaagtaTGCGATCTTGGATGCCGCTGCAGGATTTGAAATTCCCCTGTAATGCGATCCTGCGGGCAATAAATCAGACACGACAAATGACATGCGGTTTGACGGACGTTCTCCAAACAAAACACTTTCCGTTTCCCCTCTCGCCNNNNNNNNNNNNNNNNNNNNNNNNNNNNNNNNNNNNNNNNNNNNNNNNNNNNNNNNNNNNNNNNNNNNNNNNNNNNNNNNNNNNNNNNNNNNNNNNNNNNNNNNNNNNNNNNNNNNNNNNNNNNNNNNNNNNNNNNNNNNNNNNNNNNNNNNNNNNNNNNNNNNNNNNNNNNNNNNNNNNNNNNNNNNNNNNNNNNNNNNNNNNNNNNNNNNNNNNNNNNNNNNNNNNNNNNNNNNNNNNNNNNNNNNNNNNNNNNNNNNNNNNNNNNNNNNNNNNNNNNNNNNNNNNNNNNNNNNNNNNNNNNNNNNNNNNNNNNNNNNNNNNNNNNNNNNNNNNNNNNNNNNNNNNNNNNNNNNNNNNNNNNNNNNNNNNNNNNNNNNNNNNNNNNNNNNNNNNNNNNNNNNNNNNNNNNNNNNNNNNNNNNNNNNNNNNNNNNNNNNNNNNNNNNNNNNNNNNNNNNNNNNNNNNNNNNNNNNNNNNNNNNNNNNNNNNNNNNNNNNNNNNNNNNNNNNNNNNNNNNNNNNNNNNNNNNNNNNNNNNNNNNNNNNNNNNNNNNNNNNNNNNNNNNNNNNNNNNNNNNNNNNNNNNNNNNNNNNNNNNNNNNNNNNNNNNNNNNNNNNNNNNNNNNNNNNNNNNNNNNNNNNNNNNNNNNNNNNNNNNNNNNNNNNNNNNNNNNNNNNNNNNNNNNNNNNNNNNNNNNNNNNNNNNNNNNNNNNNNNNNNNNNNNNNNNNNNNNNNNNNNNNNNNNNNNNNNNNNNNNNNNNNNNNNNNNNNNNNNNNNNNNNNNNNNNNNNNNNNNNNNNNNNNNNNNNNNNNNNNNNNNNNNNNNNNNNNNNNNNNNNNNNNNNNNNNNNNNNNNNNNNNNNNNNNNNNNNNNNNNNNNNNNNNNNNNNNNNNNNNNNNNNNNNNNNNNNNNNNNNNNNNNNNNGTGCGTGTGTTGTGGCGTGTGGGAGGGCGCGGAGCGGCGGGGATCGcgtttctttcttcctctatcCCTACcctcccttctctttctccctcccttcttccctccctcccaacctccctccctcccagtGGAGAAGAGCACAGACTCCAGCAGTTGTTTCCACTCGCCCCGCTCGGGCTGCGCTGGCTCTGCCTCCAAGGCAAAACACAGGCACCAAATTGGCTGCGGCTCCGCGCCGNNNNNNNNNNNNNNNNNNNNNNNNNNNNNNNNNNNNNNNNNNNNNNNNNNNNNNNNNNNNNNNNNNNNNNNNNNNNNNNNNNNNNNNNNNNNNNNNNNNNGGGAGGGGGGAACGCAGCGTCGGCATCTGCCGTCATCGGCCCGTGCCTTGGGCGAAGAACCGCGGACGCGGGGACAGGGAGCCCATGAGCAGCTCCGGTGCACAGCGTGGGCCTCGCACCCCTCGCACCTTCTGTTCCCAGCGGAGTGCTGGCACGAGGAGCGCTGGCTGACTACGTTGGTAGTCTCAGCAGGGCCAAGAGAGCTGCTGAGAGCCGCCGAGCGGTCGTGTGTTTCTTGTTCCAAGGGGTAGAAGCACCCGTGGGCTCCTCTCCTCAGTCTGCACAAGGAGCTGCCCAAAGGGAGCCGTTGAAATCCAGCCTTCTGGGAATAAGGGCTGGGGGCAGCTGATTGCTGCGCCAGGGAGAGGTCAGGATCTCTTCTTTATGGATTCAGCATCCCTTTGTGGGATTGTTTTATGAGAACGAAATCGGAGTCAAGAATTTTGGCTGTGCCTTCTCTTACATGTCTCATCACCAGTGGGTGCTTCTGTGCTTCAACAGACACACGggagggaaagaagggaggaaggaagtgtTGGGATGctttctgcacagctctgctgatcTGTCTTGAAGAAGAGGCTGCTCCGGACAGCCTGGAGAGCAGCCGGGCTGcttctgctgtgcacagcaggGACCGAGGCGGGGCAGCCACCTCCCGCTGACAGCTGCCTGCCGTGTGAATTTGCCGCGCGCTCAGATGGAACAGAAACAAGGCATAAAGAACAGAGCTTCccgaggaggaaaaaatataaagccCAAATCCCAAAGCGAGCTGGTAAGTCTCTGCGTGCTCTGCAAAGCCACTCAGCTACAAAATGAGCCCCATTGTGTAGCCAAGGAAttgcaggcaggcagagcagcagccttcCCAAGGGCTCCACGTGCCCACTGGGCTTCCAGAAGCGCCAGTCTCCAGCTGCTGTGGCCATGTGGGAAGGCCAGAGTG
This genomic stretch from Meleagris gallopavo isolate NT-WF06-2002-E0010 breed Aviagen turkey brand Nicholas breeding stock chromosome 2, Turkey_5.1, whole genome shotgun sequence harbors:
- the SERTAD4 gene encoding SERTA domain-containing protein 4, with the protein product MSFVVSDLLPAGSHYRGISNPAAASKIAYFKRKYVEEEDFHPPLSSCAHKTISVFEERAHILYMSLEKLKFIDDPEVYLRRSVLINNLMKRIHGEIIMQNNWCFSACSFGAASPQEWFVPQDCPYRKRLRMAKEEYEKLHTCCFYQECGSHYLNLPYSVSASTENTSSSSPSSSSSPISLPSCSQQVDYDIGSAPSYRSDEQIPASEIFVTNARPHANQDKAKFTDEKGSDEPERDSVPLNCEPVRGTHAFECKGKFYDYFETGCNDKSDVSESWKKSLRKKESLPSNKMCCSKGSKI